One genomic segment of Equus quagga isolate Etosha38 chromosome 20, UCLA_HA_Equagga_1.0, whole genome shotgun sequence includes these proteins:
- the CRIP2 gene encoding cysteine-rich protein 2 gives MASKCPKCDKTVYFAEKVSSLGKDWHKFCLKCERCGKTLTPGGHAEHDGKPFCHKPCYATLFGPKGVNIGGAGSYIYEKPSAEGPQVTGPIEVPVARAEERKASGPPKGPSKASSVTTFTGEPNVCPRCNKRVYFAEKVTSLGKDWHRPCLRCERCGKTLTPGGHAEHDGQPYCHKPCYGILFGPKGVNTGAVGSYIYDRDPEGKVQP, from the exons ATGGCTTCCAAGTGCCCAAAGTGCGACAAGACCGTGTACTTCG CTGAGAAGGTGAGCTCCCTGGGCAAGGACTGGCACAAGTTCTGCCTCAAGTGCGAGCGCTGCGGGAAGACGCTGACCCCCGGGGGCCACGCCGAG CACGACGGGAAGCCGTTCTGCCACAAGCCCTGCTATGCCACGCTGTTCGGACCCAAAG GTGTGAATATTGGAGGTGCCGGCTCGTACATCTATGAGAAGCCCTCTGCCGAGGGCCCTCAGGTCACTGGCCCCATCGAGGTTCCCGTGGCCAGAGCTGAGGAGCGTAAGGCGAGCGGCCCCCCCAAGGGGCCCAGCAAAG CCTCCAGCGTCACCACGTTCACCGGGGAACCCAACGTGTGTCCTCGCTGCAACAAGAGGGTCTACTTTG CTGAGAAGGTGACGTCTCTGGGCAAGGACTGGCACCGGCCGTGCCTGCGCTGCGAGCGCTGTGGGAAGACGCTGACTCCGGGCGGGCACGCGGAG CACGATGGCCAGCCCTACTGCCACAAGCCGTGCTACGGAATACTCTTTGGACCCAAGG GAGTCAACACTGGAGCCGTGGGCAGCTACATCTATGACAGGGACCCCGAGGGCAAAGTTCAGCCCTAG